Within Lolium rigidum isolate FL_2022 chromosome 5, APGP_CSIRO_Lrig_0.1, whole genome shotgun sequence, the genomic segment ggatgtgctgttgccactagggataaaacatcaatgctttgtctaaggatatttgtattgtttacattacgtatagtacttaatgcaattgtctcgttgtttgcaacttaataccggaaggggtgcggatgctaacccgaaggtggactttttaggcatagatgcatgctggatggcggtctatgttctttgtcgtaatgccctaagtaaatctcatagtagtcatcatgatatgtatgtgcattgttatgccctctctatttgtcaattgctcaactgtaatttgttcacccaacatgttatttatcttattggagagacaccactagtgaactgtggacaccggtccattcttttacatctgaaatacaatctactgcaatcattgttctcctttgttttctgcaagcaaacatcattcttcacaccatacgtttaattctttgttttcagcaagccagtgagattgacaacctcactgttaagttggggcaaagtattttgattgtgttgtgcaggttccacgttggcgtcggaatccctggtgttgcgccgcactacactccttcaccaacaaccttcacgtggccttcatctcctactagttcgataaccttggtttcttactgacggaaaactcgctgctgtactcatcacaccttcctcttggggttcccaacggacgtgtgctttaccgtcacaagcaatgtGAACAAATAACTACGAGATGCATGTGTCCCTTCCATTGCTTGGATAGGAGATTATGATTCGGGGGAGGATTTGGAGGCCTAGAGAATCTCATATCCAATCAACACCTTTTTGTTGGGTAAGAGGCCCAAATTTTTATCGGTAAGGTGGTTTCGCGACTACATATGCTTTTGCTACAAGTTAGCAAAAATATGTGGGTTTGTATATTAGGTCCTCGTCTTTTCAGGAGGATAGAAGTTCCAAATGCCTTGAACTTTCTTATGTTTTTGGTTCTGGTTCACAATAGCAGCCAACCCAACTAACACGAAAATGTCGTAAGTTTCTCATACAAACTCTGTTTCCGATAATCTTGAGATCGTTTCGAAGCTAACACTAATCTCTAGGTCTCCACACATACACAGAAACACACAGGATCAACAAGATGGAGGATGCAAAACATACAATGGGTTTAGCATTCTACTAAAGATGTGAACTACTCGTCTGATTGACCCTCTTTATAGTACAACAATCAAACCTATAATGCCATCATCCACCAAGCATCTTGGGATAGGTAAAACAATTTCTCATTGCACTCGAGCTTGAAGCTGAATTTTCTCTTGCGTCGTGGGTCCGTGTTGTCAAGAACGACGACAGATGTGGCCCACAAAATAAAATAGGTTAGACGCAGTTAGGAAGCGACAAATATAGCAtatcttttgcaaaaaaaagcGACAAATATAGCATATCTTTCACAATTCACTATAATTTTAATTGCGAATCTTTGTAAATATATAACTTTTTTGCAGTTTGCTCCATACGTAATAAACATATTCTTACAGGGATAAATCTGTGATTTTATGTTTTCCAAAATCTGACTCATTCCACTTGCCTCCTACCGAAAATATGCGGTCATGTATAGTAGGTCCTCGTCCTTCCGGGAGGATAGAAGTTCCAAATGTCTTGAATTTTTGGACGTTTTTCAGCGATTATAATCCGCGATAGTAACCAACACAACCAACACGAAGATGGCTGAACTTTCTCTTACGAACTCTATTTCTGATAATCTTGGAATCATTTGAAAGCTAACACCAATCTCTAGGTCTCCATACAAGATTAACAAGATGGAGGATGCAAAACATACAAGGGGTTGAGCATTCCATTAATTGACACTCTTTATAGTACAACAATCAAGCCTATAACGCCGTCATCCATCAAGCATCTTGAGATAGGTAAAACAATTACTCATTTCATTCGAGCTTGAAGATGAAAATTTTCTTGTATGGTGGGCCCATGTTATCAGGAACAACGATAAATGTGTAAACATGGTAAAACTTTAGAAGTTGGGGACAAAAGTGGcccacaaaataaaaataggttAGACTCCGTTAGGAAGCGACAAATACAGTATATCTTTTGCAAAAAATGGCGACAAATGAAGCATATCTCTTGCAAAACAAATGCGACAAATATAGCATATCTGTTGCAAAAAAGCGACAAATACAGCATATCTTTTGCAATTCACTATAATTTTAATTGCGAATCTTTGTAAATATTACATTTTTGCAGTTTGCTCCACATGTAATAAACATATTTTACAGGGATAAATCGATGATTTTATGTTTTTGTAAAATCTGAGTCGTTTCCACATAAAGAAAATTCTCTTTGAGACTGTCTTCTGACGTGAAATCTGAACGAAGCTGGTGCCGGATCCTCGGCACCCAAACGTGGCGTAGGTGCATGGGGTTGTGGGAGCAAATAGATATGGGAGAGGGAGGAGATGATGCCGAAAAGCCGGGCTCGCACCACGGGAATCAAATCCCAAGTTTGACCGGATGCTGAGGCAAAAGAAGCAAAAATAAAGCGAGCATTTCGAACCATTTTGCATCGAGCCCCTCGCGAGAGCCCCTCGCGAGAGCCCTGTAATTACCATCCTTGGAAACTCGGCCCCCCCTTCTTCCCGCGAATAAACAAATCGCCCTCTTTTTCGGGCCTCATTGCCGTCGCAAGCAAACAAGCCCCGTGGAGCCTAAACTAATGGCGGCGGTTCAGTAGCAGGCCCTCTCTCCCCTAGCGCCCCTCCCTCGTCTACTTAATAAATAGTTGGGTGTAGGCCTACCCCTGCTTCCTctaattctctctctctcttcccttcttcctcgtcctcgactgGGATTCTTGCAGCAGGCAGGTGGATAGATAGATTCTGCTTGTGGAACTTCCTCTCTGAATCTGCAGAATTTGTCTCTCCGTTTCTTGATGGGGTCTCGGGTTCTCCCGCGGTTCTTCTCCTCCTCGCCAAGGTGGGTGGTTATTTTTCTCTGCTTCTAAAATGGTTTCGCAACCGCGAATGTTTGGACATGGTTTCTTGGTCTTTCGGTTGGTTATCGTGGGGCATGCTTGTGCTTTGTGCTCCCCCGAATTTGAGTTCGTTTCTTGCTTGGGTTCTTCACGGGTTCTATCGATTCTGGGCAGTTTTATTCGTAGGGGGTTTAGTGTGAGGAATTTGGACAAGGAATTTTGCGTTTTATTCCGTTGTTCTTGGGTGCTTTCCCTTGCGAAGATTCCTTGCGTTTTCTTTCTTCGTTTTCTTAAGCAATTCGTGCTGCCAATTTCCTCGAATTTGTAGTCCATAAATGATGAGAGGAAATTTCCACAAATTTGCAGGGAAGTTGCAGCCCAAATCTTCTCCGTCGACATGTGAAGCCACCCAAAGAAGCTCGGCAGCACGCAAGCAAGAACCTAAGCGGccacaaccggcgccgccggcatCTCCGTTTTTTCCCGCTCCTTGCAAGAATTGAACCGGAGAACGCGAAATCATGGCCGCCTCCTCGCCCACAACGGCAGCAGccttcttcttgctcgtgctgctccagCTGCTGGCGCCGGCCATTGCAGAcgccggcgaggcggcggcgctgctcgcCTTCAGGCGCGCGTCCGTGGAGGCCGACCCGCGCGGCGCCCTCACGAGCTGGGCGTCCGGCTCCGGCGCGAACTCCACCGCGCCGTGCTCTTGGCCCGGCGTCTCGTGCTCGCCGCCGACCGACGGCCGCGTCGTCGCCGTCAACCTCAGCGGCATGGGCCTCGCCGGGGAGCTCCGGCTCGACGCCCTCCTCGCGCTTCCGGCGCTGCAGGGCCTCGACCTGCGCGGCAATGCCTTCCACGGCAACCTCTCGCACGCGCCGTCGACGCCGTGCGCGCTCGTGGAGGTGGACATTTCGTCGAACGCCTTCAACGCCACGCTGCCCGCGGCGTTCCTGGCCTCCTGCGGCGCGCTGCAGTCGCTGAACCTGTCCAGGAACGCCCTCTCCGGCGGCGGGTTCCCCTTCGCGCCGTCGCTGCGGGCGCTCGACCTGTCGCGCAACAGCCTCGCCGACGCCGGCCTGCTCAACTACTCCTTCGCCGGCTGCCACGGCCTGCGCTACCTCAACCTCTCCGCCAACCTCTTCACCGGCCGCCTGCCGGAGCTGGCGCCGTGCAGCCAGGTCACCACGCTCGACGTGTCGTGGAACCTCATGTCCGGCGTGCTCCCCGCCGGGCTCGTGGCCACCGCGCCGGCCAACCTCACGTACCTGAGCATCGCCGGGAACAACTTCACCGGTGATGTCTCTGGGTACGACTTCGGCCGGTGCGGCAACCTGACGGTGCTCGATTGGTCCTACAATGGCCTGAGCAGCACCAGGTTTCCGCCGGGCCTCGCCAATTGCAGCCGCCTTCAGGCGCTCGACATGTCCGGGAACAGGCTCCTCTCCGGCTCAATACCGACGTTCTTCACTGGCTTCTCTTCTCTGTGGCGGCTGGCATTGGCCGGCAACGAGTTTGCCGGACCGATACCGGAGGAGCTGAGCCAGCTGTGTGGGAGAATTGTTGATCTGGACCTGTCGAACAACAAGCTTGTTGGTGCCTTGCCGGCAAGCTTTGCAAAGTGCAACTCCCTTCAGGTGCTTGATCTAGGTGGGAACCAGCTATCCGGGGACTTCGTGACCAGTGTCATCAGTACCATCTCCTCACTGAGGATGCTGCGGCTTTCATTCAACAACATCACCGGCGCAAACCCGCTGCCGGTGCTCGCCGCGGGGTGCCCATTGCTTGAGGTGATCGACCTTGGGTCCAATGAGTTCGATGGAGAAATAATGCCGGACCTGTGCTCATCACTGCCTTCTCTGCGGAAGCTGTTCCTCCCAAACAACTACCTCAATGGCACGGTGCCGGCATCGCTTGGCAACTGTGCTAATCTGGAGTCCATTGATCTCAGCTTCAACTATCTGGTTGGCCAGATCCCACCAGAAATAATCACTCTGCCGAAGCTCATTGATCTGGTCGTGTGGGCGAATGGCCTATCCGGCGTGATACCGGACATCCTCTGCTCCAACGGCACTACACTGGAGACATTGGTGATGAGCTACAATAACTTCACCGGCGGCATTCCACCTTCCATTACAAGGTGTGTGAATCTGATATGGGTGTCGCTCTCCGGCAACCGTCTTACTGGGAGTGTGCCCCCAGGCTTTGCCAAGCTTCAGAAGCTCGCCATTCTGCAGCTCAACAGGAATCTGCTCTCTGGAAGTGTGCCAGCCGAGCTTGGTAGCTGCAACAACCTCATATGGCTTGACCTCAACAGCAACAGCTTGACTGGCACGATACCATCAGATCTAACGGGCCAGGCAGGGCTTGTTCCAGGGGGTATGGTGTCAGGGAAGCAGTTTGCATTTCTTCGGAATGAGGCAGGCAACATCTGTCCTGGTGCCGGTGTGCTCTTCGAGTTCTTTGGCATCCGGCCAGAGCGCTTGGCGGAGTTCCCCGCGGTGCACCTTTGCCCGTCCACGAGGATTTACACGGGCACAACGGTGTACACATTCAAAATGAATGGCAGCATGATCTTCCTCGACCTCTCATACAATGGTCTCAACGGTGCAATACCGGGCAGCCTTGGGAACATGATGTATCTCCAAGTCCTTAACTTGGGGCATAATGAGCTCAGCGGTACAATACCAGAAGCATTCTCAGGGATGAAATCGATCGGCGCACTTGACCTCTCAAACAATCAGCTCAGTGGCGGCATACCCTCAGGTCTTGGTAATCTGTATTCGCTTGCCGACTTTGATGTCTCCAACAACAACCTGTCTGGTCCAATTCCTACATCTGGTCAGCTCACCACATTCCCAGCATCCCGGTATGACAACAACTCTGCTCTCTGTGGTATTCCTTTGCCGCCTTGTGGCCACAACCCTGGCAGGGAAGATGGGGGACGAGGTTCACCTGACGGAAACAGCAAGGTCATTGAGGCAAGCATTCTTGTCGGAGTGGCACTTTCTGTTCTTATACTTCTCCTGCTGCTAGTCACACTGTGCAAGCTAAGGAGgaaccagaagaccgaagagatcagAACCGGTTTTATTGAGAGCCTTCCAACATCTGGTCAAACCAGTTGGAAGCTGTCAGGGGTGCAGGAGCCACTAAGCATCAATGTGGCAACATTCGAGAAGCCGCTCCGGAAGCTCACCTTTGCGCACCTCCTCGAGGCCACCAACGGCTTCAGTACTGAGACCCTCGTAGGCTCCGGAGGatttggtgaggtgtacaaggccaagctcaaggatGGTACTGTTGTGGCCATCAAGAAGCTCATCCATTATACAGGTCAGGGTGACAGGGAATTCACAGCAGAGATGGAGACTATTGGCAAGATCAAGCACCGCAACCTTGTCCCACTGCTTGGATATTGCAAGATTGGTGATGAGAGGCTGCTTGTGTATGAGTACATGAAGCATGGCAGCCTGGATGTTGTGCTCCATGACAATGACAAGGCTATTGTGAAGCTTGACTGGGCAGCAAGGAAGAAGATTGCAATTGGTTCAGCGAGGGGCCTTGCTTTCCTCCACCATAGCTGCATCCCTCACATCATACACCGGGACATGAAGTCAAGCAATGTGCTTCTTGACAACAACCTTGATGCCCGTGTGTCGGACTTCGGGATGGCAAGGCTGATGAACGCGCTTGACACACATCTGAGTGTGAGCACACTTGCAGGCACACCTGGGTATGTGCCACCGGAGTACTATCAGAGCTTCAGATGCACGACCAAAGGCGACGTCTACAGCTACGGCGTTGTGCTCTTGGAGCTCCTCTCAGGGAAGAAGCCGATCGATCCGACTGAGTTTGGAGACAACAACCTTGTCGGTTGGGTGAAGCAGATGGTCAAGGAGAACAGAAGCAGTGAGGTTTTTGATCCTACGCTGACAGACACAAAGTCCGGGGAAGCTGAGCTGTATCAGTATCTGAAGATTGCTTCTGAGTGCTTGGATGATcggccgatccgaagaccgaccATGATTCAGGTCATGGCTATGTTCAAGGAGCTACAGCTTGACTCTGACAGCGACATCCTCGACGGACTCTCGATCAATTCCTCGACCATAGATGAGGCAGCAGAGAAATCATCGTGATGTTTTCTGATTTTTGCAGTTCTTCATTCGCTGGAAGGATAGAACGATGGCGAAATAGCTCGATCATTTTAGCTTAGGAAAGGTAGTGTCCTCCAATTCAGTTGGGAGAAGTTGTAATTTTGGTTCTAGTTTTTGTACATAGCAGTCAAAAGTATGAGGAGGGATGATGTTAGTTCTTACTTGCAACAACAAATCAAGAAATGTTCTCTTTAGCTGTAGAGATCTGTTTGTTACCTTTTCAATCGTATTGCTTGTATTTCGGCATCCACCTTGTTTAGATTGCACTACAGCCTAGGCTTTTCTCAGCTGCATGTCTAGTACTTTTTCGTACACAAACCATTATTTGCAAGAATTGGCCTTATCAGCTTTTGATTGGCACTTTGCAGACAATAGCGAACAAAAAGAGAGCTCCAGAAGATCTGTAGTCTTTGGCAAGTCATTTTCTCATTTCGGCTATGTAGCTGACCAGCATTGCTGCCTGTCTTTGACAAAGCAAAGTTGTAACCAATGTCTGCATGCCGGCTTAGGGTGTTGAAAAATTCAGTCCATAGATTATGCGGACAGTAGTACATAAACAATATTCTGGTACTTGGAAGATTTTTTATTTGTCTGCATGCTGAATGATTGCTGCTGGTGACAAGGCTGTGCAACAGAAAAGGAGTTCTTCAGTTCTGCAACTCTGGTACTAAATTCCCTGGCATTCTTCTCTCTGCTGACAGGGTCTGAAATGGATCTAGCGGGCATGGTAGGCTGCTTTTCCAGCAGGTAGTTGTGGACAAACTGAGGAGCAGGAGATGATAAGGCATGAATCACATTCTAAATTTTATAAGACTGCATTTCCTACTCAGTATGGTTTTATTATCTTCATCTGTTCTTTTGAGTCTGGCAGTTGATATTCTTCATGGAAACTTCATATACTTTTGCATAGTAGTAGACCTCTATGAATATTTTTCACTAGTTCCAGAGACCTGACTGACTGATATACCTGTTGAAGTCATGAAAGGATGCATGTCTGTTGCATCAAAAAGGATGTGTGATGTGTGTACATTGATACCTGAGGACTCTCTTTTCGGCCAAGTCTTTTCACTTTTCTGTTGTCAAAAGTGGTTGCGTTTCTCTTCAATTTAGCACACACTTTTGGACTTTGAACGCGTAGGTTGCCTACTGGCTCTTTTGCTTAGGCGGAGATCAGGACCAAATTGGTGTTACAGAATTGTCAAGTAGGGCATGGCATGTCGAATTTTGCTTAATCTTTTCTGTCGCCATTTTGTTTCTAAAGACAGTAATCATGCAACTTTATGGAGACGAAAGGAATTATATTCTAAGAAAGGCCAGATGAGCAAGCAAGGCAGGCAGCCAGTATCGTTTTCGTGCCTGCATCAGCGTAATATTTTCAGAGGGATTTGGTAGGTGGCTGAACTAACTAACCGGCCAGGTGGATAATCAGGACGCATGCGTGCGTGAGTTCATCCACACGTGGCATGGTGCACACGTGCCGCCCCTTTCGTGTTGTTAGATTATGGACCAGTTCTTGCTGAGCAGTGGTACCACTTTTATTTGTCGCGCAAGCTAGGCGTCCTGGAACGTCAAGCTAAGAAATCAATCAGGTTGTGGACCTGGACACTACATTTCTTTGTTATAGACACATACGTGTACTACACATATTTAGAGTGAACACTGTCGTCAAGTTTCAAGATTGGCAATGTCACTACACGTTGGAGTCACCATGGGGGTGTTCCCGTTTCTCACTTCATTGGACCAAATTTGTGTATTTGGTTGCTCGTTCCGTTTCTAAATCTCGATTTGCATAATTTTTAAAGCACCTTTTTGCCTACATGCGGAGGCATGCTCGGTTCCATCGAGTCAAGCTCTACGCTCGCGAAAAGGGGAAAAGCAACGTCCCACCCATGTAAGCTCAGAGATGGCACGAGCTTGCTGCATCCTCAAAAGGTAGGCAAAAGCAATTCGTCACCTCCCGGCTTCTAAGCCTTTATATCACCACCCCACGCACTGCTGGAATCCCGCAGCACTCTTTTCCCCCATTCGAGCTCTCTATCTCGACGAGGAGCTTCACCGACGAGGAGCTTCACCGACGAGCATGTAAGCGGCGGAATCTACCTCGGTAGCTTCTGGACGACAGCGGCAAGCCGTCTCTTCATCTTCTCCAAGCTCATTGATAGCTTTTTACCCGATGGTGGTGAGTTCTTCAAACCCAACTAGCTAAGATCTTTGAGCATATTCTAGATCCGAGTAGCGGAATTGGTAGATCTATGCACACATGTTGCTTGCTGCTAGTGATTGGCGTGCATGATGTACCCTATAGACCGAAATGTTGTTCGTATTTTGTGCATAGTTGCTCAATATAGCTCAACCTTGCTCAATATTGACCAAATCTAGCTCAAATCTTGCTCAATCTAGGCTATCGACGTCGATATTGTACATCTAAACTTAATAATTTAGGGCATGTGTACTATGGTTGGTTAAACTTGTTTTAGGTCTCGTGCATTACACTTTTTTAGTTCTAACTGACCTCTATGTAGGCGTATACCTCTGACGAGTTTGAGAAAACCCTCAATGATACACATGAGATACCATCATTTGTACTTGAGACCTAGGAAAACGTAGTAAAGCTGCTCACATACCCAAGTCAACATCCTATAACATTTGTTTAGTTGTTATGGACTAGAATGACAAGCTTGATGCATCCATGTTGTTGCTAggaagaggaagatcaaggcaAGTAAAGCCCGCATCACTGATGGGTTGAAGGGGGTGAAACCCACTAGGCCtctgatacgtctctaacgtatctataatttcttatgttccatgctagttttatgacaatactcacatgttttatacacactttatatcatttttatgcattttccggtactaacctattaacaagatgccgaagcgccgccgccgccgtcaaccccatctcggggggttctgaagatctcctccggcaccctgccggagaggggaatcatcaccggagggctccacatcaccatgcccgcctccggactgatgcgtgagtagttcatccttggactatgggtccatagcgatagctagatggttgtcttctcctattgtgccatcatgtttagatcttgtgagctgcctatcatgatcaagatcatctatttgtaatgctacatgttgtgtttgttgggatccgatgaatatggaatactatgtcaagttgattattgatctatcatatatgtgttgtttatgatcttgcatgctctccg encodes:
- the LOC124656643 gene encoding brassinosteroid LRR receptor kinase BRL1, with protein sequence PAIADAGEAAALLAFRRASVEADPRGALTSWASGSGANSTAPCSWPGVSCSPPTDGRVVAVNLSGMGLAGELRLDALLALPALQGLDLRGNAFHGNLSHAPSTPCALVEVDISSNAFNATLPAAFLASCGALQSLNLSRNALSGGGFPFAPSLRALDLSRNSLADAGLLNYSFAGCHGLRYLNLSANLFTGRLPELAPCSQVTTLDVSWNLMSGVLPAGLVATAPANLTYLSIAGNNFTGDVSGYDFGRCGNLTVLDWSYNGLSSTRFPPGLANCSRLQALDMSGNRLLSGSIPTFFTGFSSLWRLALAGNEFAGPIPEELSQLCGRIVDLDLSNNKLVGALPASFAKCNSLQVLDLGGNQLSGDFVTSVISTISSLRMLRLSFNNITGANPLPVLAAGCPLLEVIDLGSNEFDGEIMPDLCSSLPSLRKLFLPNNYLNGTVPASLGNCANLESIDLSFNYLVGQIPPEIITLPKLIDLVVWANGLSGVIPDILCSNGTTLETLVMSYNNFTGGIPPSITRCVNLIWVSLSGNRLTGSVPPGFAKLQKLAILQLNRNLLSGSVPAELGSCNNLIWLDLNSNSLTGTIPSDLTGQAGLVPGGMVSGKQFAFLRNEAGNICPGAGVLFEFFGIRPERLAEFPAVHLCPSTRIYTGTTVYTFKMNGSMIFLDLSYNGLNGAIPGSLGNMMYLQVLNLGHNELSGTIPEAFSGMKSIGALDLSNNQLSGGIPSGLGNLYSLADFDVSNNNLSGPIPTSGQLTTFPASRYDNNSALCGIPLPPCGHNPGREDGGRGSPDGNSKVIEASILVGVALSVLILLLLLVTLCKLRRNQKTEEIRTGFIESLPTSGQTSWKLSGVQEPLSINVATFEKPLRKLTFAHLLEATNGFSTETLVGSGGFGEVYKAKLKDGTVVAIKKLIHYTGQGDREFTAEMETIGKIKHRNLVPLLGYCKIGDERLLVYEYMKHGSLDVVLHDNDKAIVKLDWAARKKIAIGSARGLAFLHHSCIPHIIHRDMKSSNVLLDNNLDARVSDFGMARLMNALDTHLSVSTLAGTPGYVPPEYYQSFRCTTKGDVYSYGVVLLELLSGKKPIDPTEFGDNNLVGWVKQMVKENRSSEVFDPTLTDTKSGEAELYQYLKIASECLDDRPIRRPTMIQVMAMFKELQLDSDSDILDGLSINSSTIDEAAEKSS